The window CGgggatccggctaaaaataattcaaaaataaaaatatctctaTATTATGAGAAATTGTATGGAATACTTACCTATAACTTGTAAAGTGTgaatttttattctcaagttgtaggcgcgatttcttgattttcttccatTCTCATATTCTCCTACAAGTTACACAAAGTATATTAAAACATAATAAATATCATATAATTACATAAGTAAAAGAGTTGAATatataaagataaagaaaactgaaaacataCCTTTTaggcttttattatttttgtcgAAGAACATGATCTTGACAAGAACATAGAGAATAAAAAAATGTAAGTATCATTTAGCAATTATCATTTCTCTCataagtcacaaattatgaagaGTTAGTCATTCTCATTAAGTCAATCAAAATAAGTATGAAcaccaaaaaggaaaaaataaactaCAAGTCTACAATTGCAATCACCATTCGAGCATTCCCATATAAAGTTACATTAACATTGAACTATATAAACTAACAAAAAGTAGGAGAGGATAACTACTAAGTTTTAACAATTGAACAATAACATTTAGCATTCTTCCTCAATATTTTCAAGATCAATTTCTTGCACATCTTCAATCTCCTCTTCAAAAATGACTCCTTCTAGTTGAGGTTCATCGATTGATAAGTCAAGTAGATCATTGGTGGCTTCATCAACATCAAAACGGTCTCCACCTAaagcaaaattaaaataaaaatgatttttaaaaaaaatactaaaggaaatataaattCAAGTCAGATGATCCTTAATATAAAGTCATTTGTGGGATTTGGAAAGCCTAAGTGATCTGATCCTTTAAACCACTTGGCATATGCTGATGATACGATAATCTTTGCATCTGCTCATCCTCCCTCTTTGAGCAAGATTATGGCACTGTTGGGGAACTATGAGAAGATATCAGGTCAGGTGATCAACtaagataagagttcatactaCATGCATTCAAAGGTTGCTAATGGATTGTTTCAGGCAGTTGGAGCTATTACAGGATTTGCAAGAGATAAATTCCCCTTCACATATCTAGGGTGTCCTATTTTTTATACTTGAAGGAGGAAGGACTATTATGAGGATCTTATCAAGATGGTGAAGACTAAATTACATTCATGGAAAGGAAAGTTGATGTCATTTGGAGGAAAGGCAACACCCATCTCTAGTGTGTTGTAAAGTATACCAGTTCACATGTTATCAGTCCTTGATCCACAAAACAGCATCCTGGGGCATCTACATAAGACTTTTTCTAGGTTCTTTTGgagcaaaaagaaagaagggagaagcAGACACTTGGCTTCATGGAAATATCTTTGCCTTCCTAAAGAGGAATGGGGGCTAGGTTTTAGGTCCTTAAATGATGTCTCAAGGGCACTGTTTGCTAAACTATAGTGgaggtttaggaccacaaaatctTTGTGGTCTAATTTCATGTGGAATAAGTATTTCAAGAAGGACCTACCAACAATGGTGCATTTTAGGGGAGGGTATCATGTTTGGAAACAAATGCTGAATGCTAGggaagaagtagaacatgagatcGTATGAGAATTGAAGAGTGGAACAACTAATATTTGGCATAAAAATTGGACTGGATTGGGTGCACTTTATCACGTATTACCTGGAGACTTTCCAATCAATAAAGGTCTTCAGGAGGTGGCAGAACAACGGCAAAGGGAAGCATGGGATGATCAGCTGCTAAATCAAACTTTCAATGAGGAAATTGCAGAACATATAAGGCTAAATGTACACTATGAAGGGAGTGAGGGATATTGGGATAGGCCATACTGGATTCCAACTCCTTCAGGCAAGTTCAGTGTTAGTAGTGCTTGGCAAATATTAAGGCATAGGGCTGATCCTAATCAGGAATTCAAGTTAATGTGGATTAAAGGTTTGCCattcaagatatccttcttcttgTGGAGATTGTGGAGATTGTGGAGGCAGAAAATAGACACCGATGACATGTGGAGGAGGCAAGGGCAAATGGTGATGTCTAggtgttggtgttgtcagcagcccCAAGAGGAATCCATTGAGCATATATTTGTCACAAGTCCTACTGCCTCGAAGGTATGGAACTTGTTCATGGGGGCTGCTGGAATTTTTGTGCAATTGATTCAATTGAAATAGATTATAAGGCATTGGTGGTATGCTCAGTGTTGTCCAAAATTAAAGCCACTATTTCAAGTAGTACCAGCTATCATCACTTGGGAGCTTTGGAGGAGAAGAAATACAGGAAAACATGGTGGTTCAGTATCCACAAATAGGGTGATCCATGAGATAAATAGGATATTGCATCAACTGGCAAGGGTGAGGTAtgcttggatccctaatattccaTTGTTATGGCCAGACATGATTCAATACTTTGAAGGATATAAACCTATATTGATCACTACAAGAGTAACATGGCAGCTTCCTTGTCATGGTTGGTACAAATGTAATACTGATGGAGCTTCAAAGGGCAATCCTGGACCTAGCTCCCTAGGCTTTTGTGTGAGGGATGATGAAGGTGATGTGGTGTATGCTAGGGCAGTAGACCTGAGAATGACAACTAATGTGGTGGCTGAATCTAAGGCTATTCTTCAAGGGTTAGAATATTGTGTGGAGCATGATCTTCACCCTCTCATACTGGAGACTCAttcattggtgatgaagaaggCGATAGAAGGGGAATGGGATCCTCCTTGGGTAATTGCACAGGATGTAAAGAAAATTATAGAGATGAAGGACAACTTCAATATGATCTTTCAACATATGTTCAAAGAAGGCAACTCAGTGGCagattttatagctaacattgtgTTCTCTTTTGCAGGTACATCTGAGTTACATTCATTCTCTGAACTGCCTAGTACAGGAAGGAGGTTGATCAATCTAGACAAATTTCAATCACCTAACATTAGGGTTAGGATATCAAAGAGAAGAACCCCAGACTGATGGCTTCACGGGATTGGACTCtttcctggcttttgccttgcaaagccagcctaaagccagatcatgcctggcttttgccttgtaaagcctggctaaagccagctcatgcttggcttttgccttgtaaagcctgcctaaagccagctctaGCCTGGCTTTTGCCCTgaaaagcctgcctaaagccagctcaagcctggcttttgccttgcaaagcatgcctaaagccagctcatgcctggcctttatcttgcaaagcctgcctaaagccagctcatgcctggtTTTTGCCTGCCTAAAGCCAGACTCCTCTTCTACACATTAATTTTGATGAGCGAGCACGTGATTAATACTTGAACAAAATCAGTCCACTGCATATGGAGATCATATAGTAGCTACTCTTGGAAGACTATGCTGGCTTCAACTCTGTGGTGGAGATATTTGGAATTTATTTTAGCCTATGGATAATATACCCCggcgcctggtgagagcttgaTAAGTACTGCTTGGTATTTGCCAATGACAAATGGATTCACATACACTAATAGGAGAAGGAAGTATTCAACTTATCATATTGTAATAGCTAGTTCATTAGATTCTATCTTTTAACAGTTAGTAGCTTCATGcaacttctattttggtttggacatcttgtaagctttggatccattttggaattttatttatatattagccactaGGCAAGTGCTGCCGAGTGGTATAGTTGCttaaaaaaattcaagaaaacatAAATTATAGACATACCCACATCCCAATACTTGCTTGGGCCACTTGTATATGTTTCTTTTTGACGAGAAAACAAGCAAAGATTGTAGTACATAAAAACTAGATCTTCGGCTCTAGAAGTTTCTAACTTGTTTCTTTTGATACTATGGATCAACGAATAGGTGCTCCAATTCCTTTCgcaacaagaagaagaagccgGCTGTGAAAGCAATTTGTATGCCAAGCTTTGCAAAAGTAGAGCGTTTACACTATGGTTAGCCCACCAAGATAGAGGCTCCTCATACATCATAGCCTCAACCACATGAGTCTCGCTAAAGAAACCACTACCACTTGCGAATACTCCATACTCCAAAGACGCTTGTTTTAGATCATTTGAATCTTTAAAGTATCTTTGAAAGTATTTAACTCTATTTAAGGAAATCTCTCTATTCTCATTTGGAGCAAGCCTTCGAACCCCATTGCCTTCCCCTTTAAGCCATGATTCATGGTAGTATTTTGGTACCAAAGAATGTGCCATACAATGTAAAAGGGTGTTACTCTTATTCCACCTAACAACAAGAATTTCTTGAATTGTATAAAAAAAGTATGATTGCCCGACAATAAGATCATTTCCCTCTTGTTCAAAGATAATTGCTTTCACTTTTTCGATCATTGTATCCCACATATCATAAACAAGATGCAACTTTGGAGCATCAAGATCGGCACTTCTAAGCATAGACACAATTGGTTCGGTAAACTTTAAAAAGTACTCAATCTTATCCCACCATTCGTCATTCATTACAAGGGATTTAATTTCACGCGTTTTAGCTTCAATCACTTTATCTCCCTTATAGTTTCTCCAATCATCATCCATTACCATTCTTTCCAAAGATGCTTTCACTTGATGAACATGACTAGCCATGACAACATGAGATGCAAATCTCATTTCAGCAACTTTCAACAAAGACAACGCTGAATGCTTTTGAAAAAGAGCATGAGCCATATCATGATTCAACACAAAATTTTTCAAGCTACTAACTTCACCAATCAAATCTAAAATCCATTTGCAATTTATAAATTGAGTTGATTTTTCGGAAGGTTGGCACATGTTTTTTAGTGCAAGGTTCAAACTATGAACAACACATGGTGTCCAGAATATATGTGGATAAGTTTGCTCAACCGTAGAACCGACAAGATTCATATTACTTGCATTATCGGTGATAACTTGAACAACATTACTTGCACCAACTTCCTCAATTGATTTAATGAACAAATTAGCTATATATTCTCCACCCTTCACAACGCCACTTAAATtgattgattttaaaaatattggaccACCACTAGAAGCCGCCATTATGTTTATCAATGGTCGCCTCTTAATATCCGACCATCCATCGGAACAAATAGACAACCCTTTTCTCTTCCATGCATCCTTATAGGTTACAATTTTCTATCAATATGAGCTTTTTCTTGAGCTAAAAGGGTAGTTCTTAACCTATTGTACGTTGGCGGAATATAACCGGGTAAAAAAATCTTTGCCAAAAACTCTGAATACTTTCTAAAATAAGGAGACTTGGCAAAATTAAAAGATAAACCTGAAGCGTAGAACATGCGGGCTACCATTTTGTCGGCGATGTTTCTATTATCAATGCCGAATGACTTCTCTAGAGCTCCAATGTTtgaaccttttctttttttaaaatgcGATAAATCCGACCCTTCATGAAGTGATACGTAATCTGACTTTTTCCTCACATCAAGTTGTACAGATGCTTTTTTATTTTCAGCTTCTTCATGTTCTTGCTTCAAAGCTTCACAAACTTCTTTGCTTATCTCTTTATATATTTGAACACCTTGACCGGAGATTTTTAACAAATGAGCTTTGACTTTAGAATATGATCTCGTAACTCTTTTGTTACAATAGTTACATGACTATATTCTATTTTCACCACCATTTGGAGTAAGTGAAAGAACTTTGACATGGTTCCAAAGAGGTTTATCATCAAAGTCGGAGCCTACACTTTTTATTGGCCTTAACAAACCTTTCCCCttttgatttgttgttgaagaggTAGAAGAAGACA is drawn from Nicotiana tabacum cultivar K326 chromosome 9, ASM71507v2, whole genome shotgun sequence and contains these coding sequences:
- the LOC107796301 gene encoding uncharacterized protein LOC107796301, whose amino-acid sequence is MAASSGGPIFLKSINLSGVVKGGEYIANLFIKSIEEVGASNVVQVITDNASNMNLVGSTVEQTYPHIFWTPCVVHSLNLALKNMCQPSEKSTQFINCKWILDLIGEVSSLKNFVLNHDMAHALFQKHSALSLLKVAEMRFASHVVMASHVHQVKASLERMVMDDDWRNYKGDKVIEAKTREIKSLVMNDEWWDKIEYFLKFTEPIVSMLRSADLDAPKLHLVYDMWDTMIEKVKAIIFEQEGNDLIVGQSYFFYTIQEILVVRWNKSNTLLHCMAHSLVPKYYHESWLKGEGNGVRRLAPNENREISLNRVKYFQRYFKDSNDLKQASLEYGVFASGSGFFSETHVVEAMMYEEPLSWWANHSVNALLLQSLAYKLLSQPASSSCCERNWSTYSLIHSIKRNKLETSRAEDLVFMYYNLCLFSRQKETYTSGPSKYWDVVYVNPFVIGKYQAVLIKLSPGAGVYYP